One stretch of Arthrobacter polaris DNA includes these proteins:
- a CDS encoding quinone-dependent dihydroorotate dehydrogenase has product MRIYPTVFRLCFSWMDAERAHKIGFTMIKAIHTVGAGAVLRRMFTPPASLQTEALGLMFPTXFGLAAGFDKEGKGINALANLGFGHVEVGTITGQAQEGNPAPRLFRLVQDRAVINRMGFNNDGAAAVAPRLKQALAGLGKTYPGVRPVVGVNIGKTKAVELADALEDYLISARTLAPSADYMVVNVSSPNTPGLRLLQDVATLRPLLIGVREAADTSAGRHVPLLVKIAPDLADEDVADVAALALELKLDGIIATNTTISRDGLNSPADMVAEXGAGGLSGAXLKERSLAVLRQLKAAVXEQLTLISVGGVETGAEVQERLDAGATLVQGYTAFLYEGPFWAAQINKELAALRK; this is encoded by the coding sequence ATGCGAATATATCCCACAGTTTTCCGGCTCTGTTTTTCTTGGATGGACGCCGAAAGGGCGCACAAGATCGGTTTCACCATGATCAAGGCGATCCATACGGTGGGTGCTGGTGCCGTGTTGCGCCGCATGTTCACGCCTCCTGCGTCCTTGCAGACCGAAGCGTTGGGGCTGATGTTCCCCACCNCCTTTGGTCTTGCTGCTGGTTTCGACAAGGAAGGCAAGGGCATTAATGCCTTAGCTAACTTGGGCTTCGGGCATGTTGAAGTGGGTACCATTACGGGGCAGGCGCAGGAAGGTAATCCGGCACCACGGCTCTTCCGGTTAGTTCAGGACCGTGCCGTGATCAACCGCATGGGCTTTAACAACGACGGCGCAGCAGCCGTGGCGCCACGCCTTAAACAGGCGTTGGCTGGCTTGGGCAAAACCTACCCCGGTGTCCGTCCCGTTGTGGGTGTGAACATTGGCAAGACCAAGGCCGTGGAGTTGGCTGATGCGCTGGAGGATTACCTCATCAGTGCCCGCACACTTGCCCCGTCCGCGGACTACATGGTGGTCAACGTCAGTTCGCCGAATACGCCCGGACTACGTCTGCTCCAAGACGTGGCGACACTACGGCCACTGCTGATCGGTGTGCGTGAAGCGGCAGACACCTCAGCTGGGCGCCACGTACCACTGCTGGTAAAAATCGCACCAGACTTAGCTGACGAGGACGTGGCCGACGTCGCCGCACTGGCCCTTGAACTTAAGCTTGACGGCATCATCGCCACCAACACCACCATCAGCCGTGACGGGCTCAATAGCCCTGCAGACATGGTGGCGGAANAAGGTGCAGGTGGACTCTCCGGGGCCNCCTTGAAGGAACGTTCACTGGCTGTGCTTCGTCAGCTCAAGGCAGCCGTGNGGGAGCAGCTGACGTTGATCTCGGTGGGCGGTGTTGAAACAGGTGCTGAAGTGCAGGAACGTCTTGACGCCGGGGCAACCTTGGTCCAGGGCTACACAGCTTTCCTGTACGAGGGACCGTTCTGGGCAGCACAAATTAACAAGGAACTGGCAGCCCTGCGCAAATAG
- a CDS encoding iron-sulfur cluster assembly accessory protein — MTANVHEETSPATAPAADLPTXGVLISDIAAGKVRSLLEQEGRTDLRLRVAVQPGGCSGLIYQLYFDERMLDGDAVRDFDGVEVVIDKMSVPYLDGASIDFEDTISKQGFTIDNPNAGGSCACGDSFH, encoded by the coding sequence ATGACTGCAAATGTCCACGAAGAAACCTCACCAGCCACAGCTCCAGCGGCTGATTTGCCCACCNACGGTGTGCTCATCAGCGATATAGCTGCTGGCAAAGTGCGCAGCCTCCTCGAACAAGAGGGCCGTACGGATCTGCGCTTGCGCGTGGCGGTACAGCCTGGCGGTTGTTCAGGGCTGATCTACCAGCTGTACTTTGACGAACGTATGCTCGACGGCGACGCTGTGCGCGATTTTGACGGCGTCGAAGTTGTTATTGACAAGATGAGCGTTCCGTACCTCGATGGTGCCAGCATTGACTTTGAAGACACCATTTCAAAGCAAGGTTTCACCATTGACAACCCGAATGCCGGAGGCTCTTGTGCCTGCGGTGATTCATTCCACTAA
- a CDS encoding dipeptidase, which translates to MTREQPVTPDTVATAELVQLNSITADLPTEALRHNIGRSFQGTVAELVALVAIPGIAWDAFDAAQLDRSAEAVAALIRSTGIDDVQILRVAKDDGTPGGPAIVARKVAAXGRPTVVLYAHHDVQPPGEKELWNSEPXVAQERDGRLYGRGAADDKAGIMAHIASFRAITETLGADFGVXVTFFIEGEEEAGSPTXGAFLKEHHELLAGEVIVVADSANWRVGIPALTTSLRGLVDGIVEVRVGAHAVHSGMFGGPLLDAPTILARLISTFHDEHGSVAIAGLLSSDDAGVDYPEETFRADAGVLDGVILAGTGSLASRLWTQPALSVIGMDMPSIDMSSNTLLPVARAKISLRLAPGQDPEAAMMAVEAHVLAHAPFGAQATFIPGEAGQPFATNAHDPGAQAALWAXGESWGVPAVETGMGGSIPFIADLKATFPHAQILVTXVEDPDSRAHSANESLHLGDFEXAIVAQALLLAAINEGALGEHLN; encoded by the coding sequence ATGACACGTGAACAACCAGTAACCCCAGATACCGTAGCCACGGCAGAGCTCGTGCAGCTGAACAGCATCACCGCCGATCTCCCCACGGAAGCGTTGCGCCATAATATTGGTCGCAGTTTCCAGGGAACAGTGGCGGAGCTTGTTGCGCTTGTGGCGATACCCGGCATTGCTTGGGATGCTTTTGATGCCGCCCAGCTTGATCGCAGTGCCGAAGCAGTGGCTGCCCTGATCCGCTCCACGGGAATTGACGATGTGCAAATTCTGCGTGTCGCCAAGGATGACGGGACTCCGGGAGGCCCTGCCATTGTGGCCAGGAAGGTTGCCGCCNCCGGGCGGCCCACAGTTGTTCTTTATGCCCACCACGACGTGCAGCCACCGGGTGAGAAAGAGCTGTGGAACAGTGAGCCTNTTGTTGCCCAGGAACGCGATGGGCGGCTCTATGGACGCGGTGCAGCCGATGACAAAGCCGGCATCATGGCCCACATAGCCTCCTTCCGTGCCATCACCGAAACTTTGGGCGCGGATTTCGGGGTGNGGGTGACCTTCTTTATTGAAGGAGAAGAAGAAGCCGGATCACCCACTNTTGGCGCGTTCTTGAAAGAGCACCACGAGTTGCTTGCAGGTGAAGTGATTGTTGTGGCAGACTCCGCGAACTGGCGGGTGGGTATCCCTGCGCTGACAACTAGCTTGCGCGGTTTGGTGGACGGCATTGTTGAAGTCAGGGTTGGTGCCCATGCGGTGCACTCCGGAATGTTTGGTGGTCCTTTGTTGGACGCGCCCACCATTCTTGCTCGGCTGATCAGTACCTTTCATGATGAACACGGCTCGGTCGCCATTGCGGGTCTGCTCAGCAGTGATGATGCAGGCGTGGATTACCCGGAGGAGACGTTCAGAGCTGACGCTGGCGTACTAGACGGGGTGATCCTTGCCGGGACAGGAAGCCTTGCTTCCCGGCTGTGGACTCAGCCAGCCCTGTCGGTGATTGGCATGGATATGCCCAGCATCGATATGAGTTCAAACACACTCCTACCGGTTGCTCGTGCCAAGATCAGCCTGCGGCTGGCACCGGGCCAAGATCCGGAGGCGGCCATGATGGCGGTGGAAGCTCACGTGCTGGCCCATGCACCTTTCGGTGCACAAGCCACGTTCATCCCCGGTGAAGCGGGTCAACCATTTGCCACTAACGCTCATGATCCAGGCGCCCAAGCGGCGCTGTGGGCCNTTGGGGAGTCGTGGGGTGTTCCTGCCGTAGAGACAGGCATGGGCGGTTCCATTCCGTTCATTGCCGATCTGAAGGCCACTTTTCCGCACGCCCAGATTCTTGTCACGNGGGTGGAAGACCCTGACTCAAGGGCCCACAGTGCCAATGAATCTCTGCACCTGGGTGACTTTGAANAGGCTATTGTGGCGCAGGCGCTGCTCCTGGCCGCCATCAATGAAGGTGCACTCGGGGAACATCTGAACTAA
- a CDS encoding aldo/keto reductase family protein: MEYRYLGHSGLKITEITYGNWLTHGSQVENDTATACVRAALDAGISTFDTADAYANGAAEEVLGAALSTERRESLEVFTKVYWPVGPKGANDTGLSRKHIMEGINGSLRRLNMDYVDLYQAHRYDHETPLEETINAFADVVRAGKALYIGVSEWTAPQLRAGQALAREAGFSLVSNQPQYSALWRVIEPEVIPASIELGMSQVVWSPMAQGVLSGKYLPGQPLPAGSRATDEHGGKNTIKDXLTEEILRNVXKLRPIAQELGLSMPQLAIAWVLANPNVATALVGASRPEQVNENVKASGVKIPAELMTAIDAALASSIVNDPARTISPPTRVA; this comes from the coding sequence ATGGAATATCGCTATCTTGGCCACTCGGGCCTGAAAATCACTGAAATTACTTACGGCAACTGGCTAACGCACGGCTCACAGGTTGAAAATGACACCGCTACGGCGTGCGTTCGTGCCGCGCTCGATGCCGGAATCAGCACCTTTGACACGGCCGACGCCTACGCCAACGGCGCAGCCGAAGAGGTCCTCGGCGCCGCCTTGTCCACCGAACGGCGCGAGTCCCTTGAAGTGTTCACNAAGGTGTACTGGCCCGTGGGGCCTAAGGGAGCCAACGACACAGGGCTATCCCGCAAGCACATCATGGAAGGCATCAACGGCTCGCTGCGCCGCCTGAACATGGACTATGTGGATCTGTACCAGGCGCACCGCTACGATCATGAAACACCGTTGGAAGAGACCATCAACGCCTTTGCTGACGTAGTTCGCGCTGGCAAGGCCCTGTACATTGGCGTCTCTGAATGGACTGCACCGCAGCTGCGCGCTGGCCAAGCCCTCGCCCGCGAAGCCGGTTTCTCCCTTGTCTCAAACCAACCACAATATTCAGCGTTATGGCGCGTCATTGAACCCGAAGTTATCCCCGCATCCATTGAACTTGGCATGTCCCAGGTGGTGTGGTCACCCATGGCACAAGGTGTGCTCAGCGGAAAGTACCTGCCCGGGCAGCCCTTGCCAGCTGGCTCACGCGCCACCGATGAGCACGGCGGCAAGAACACCATCAAGGACTTNTTGACCGAGGAGATCCTCCGCAACGTGCANAAATTGCGTCCGATTGCCCAGGAGCTCGGCCTGAGCATGCCCCAACTGGCCATTGCCTGGGTGTTGGCGAACCCCAATGTGGCTACCGCCTTGGTNGGGGCCTCGCGTCCGGAACAGGTTAACGAAAACGTCAAAGCCTCTGGCGTGAAAATTCCAGCCGAGCTCATGACGGCCATAGATGCCGCACTAGCCTCGAGCATCGTCAACGATCCAGCCAGAACCATCAGCCCGCCGACCCGCGTGGCCTAA
- a CDS encoding DUF3043 domain-containing protein gives MSASDETARSKDPQSAKGVPTPSRRAQEEARKRPLVPNDRAAAKGAERDERREQQARMRRALDTGEERFLPIRDKGPQKRFARDYVDARFSLGEFVMFAALAIVLLNVLLPPTSTASVTLFIVFWIMVAFVVIDTWLMGRKIRRQLTAKFGSVDRGVIWYGSMRSLQFRRMRLPKPLVRRGRWPS, from the coding sequence ATGTCTGCTTCCGACGAGACTGCCCGGTCCAAGGACCCGCAGTCTGCNAAAGGCGTACCCACGCCCTCGCGTAGGGCACAGGAAGAGGCCAGAAAGCGCCCACTAGTACCCAATGACCGCGCAGCCGCCAAGGGTGCTGAACGTGATGAACGCCGCGAGCAGCAGGCAAGGATGCGCCGGGCTTTGGACACGGGTGAAGAGCGTTTCTTGCCCATCCGTGACAAGGGACCACAGAAGCGTTTTGCCCGCGACTATGTGGACGCCCGCTTCAGCCTCGGTGAATTTGTCATGTTTGCCGCATTGGCGATCGTTCTGCTGAACGTATTACTACCGCCGACAAGCACCGCCTCAGTCACGCTCTTTATCGTGTTCTGGATCATGGTTGCCTTTGTTGTCATTGACACGTGGCTGATGGGGCGAAAGATCAGGCGTCAACTCACAGCCAAGTTTGGTTCCGTAGATCGGGGCGTCATCTGGTACGGCAGCATGCGTTCCCTGCAATTCCGTCGCATGCGCCTGCCCAAGCCGTTGGTGCGCCGCGGNCGGTGGCCCTCCTAG